A part of Apostichopus japonicus isolate 1M-3 chromosome 10, ASM3797524v1, whole genome shotgun sequence genomic DNA contains:
- the LOC139975050 gene encoding probable G-protein coupled receptor No18 yields MMNTTIRSDSVTSDDRESFPVDTAISALLLTQLLVGLLGIVGNFLVCFVFLHRRTQRNQTNLLITNQAFIDLFTSLLLVLHVVYELSGHPETDIYLLRIWSCFLWKNQNLLFASFAISTFNLTIISLERYFATIFPHSYANIFTRRNLRFTILVIWLVSPLMQYILIITTIRFSDETGCDIRWTPAWVGILLFLWEYFLPVIIMSFSFASVARKLRRMNKVLSNASSLRSAATMTTAAVESRSVVTEATASCEQGVETSFTQGTVTTSMFLKLPMSARNRQDCFHSQQENTPPSATPTPSPAASFSSPSTSNFRVNVRRRNATTTLLTVYFVYIICWSPNQWAFFQLNLGGPLDFRGYFYKISVTLVILNTCVNPFIYALRHKTYKDRVKELVRHCKRKIGVH; encoded by the coding sequence atgatGAATACCACAATCCGTTCCGATTCAGTTACGTCGGATGACAGGGAGAGCTTTCCGGTAGACACAGCCATTTCAGCCCTGTTACTAACTCAGCTCTTGGTAGGATTATTGGGTATCGTGGGAAACTTTCTAGTGTGCTTCGTATTTCTCCACCGTCGCACCCAAAGAAACCAGACTAATTTATTAATCACAAATCAAGCATTCATCGATTTGTTTACGTCTCTCCTTCTCGTCCTCCATGTTGTTTACGAACTTTCTGGACATCCCGAGACAGATATATATCTCCTTCGAATATGGTCATGTTTTCTTTGGAAGAATCAAAACCTCTTATTCGCATCTTTTGCAATTTCGACATTCAATCTGACCATTATATCGCTGGAAAGATATTTTGCGACGATTTTCCCACATTCGTACGCGAATATTTTTACTCGGAGAAATCTACGATTTACGATTTTGGTCATTTGGTTAGTTTCGCCCTTAATGCAGTATATACTCATAATAACTACAATTCGATTCTCGGATGAGACTGGTTGCGACATACGTTGGACTCCTGCGTGGGTCGGTATTTTGCTATTCTTATGGGAGTACTTTCTGCCGGTAATAATCATGTCATTCTCATTTGCAAGTGTTGCACGGAAACTTCGACGCATGAATAAAGTTCTATCCAACGCATCGAGCCTCCGTTCGGCCGCCACCATGACAACAGCGGCGGTGGAATCAAGATCGGTAGTAACGGAAGCTACCGCCTCCTGCGAACAGGGAGTCGAGACGTCATTTACGCAGGGAACTGTAACAACATCTATGTTTCTCAAACTACCTATGTCAGCGAGAAATCGTCAGGATTGCTTTCATTCCCAGCAGGAGAACACCCCACCGTCAGCAACGCCAACTCCATCCCCGGCAGCATCATTCTCATCACCATCGACATCAAACTTTCGAGTAAACGTTCGCCGGAGGAATGCGACGACGACACTTCTTACGGTGTACTTCGTTTACATCATATGCTGGTCGCCAAATCAGTGGGCATTCTTTCAGCTCAATCTAGGCGGACCGTTAGATTTTCGCGGTTATTTTTACAAGATATCTGTGACTCTTGTCATCTTGAATACATGCGTGAATCCGTTCATCTATGCCCTGAGACACAAAACATACAAAGACAGAGTAAAAGAGTTGGTAAGACACTGCAAGAGAAAAATAGGGGTTCATTGA
- the LOC139975049 gene encoding uncharacterized protein: MALSHFYYTFILLTFVNFTSSIENSIILSLSSSWSGKPVCEGCDIEMTCIIQKPFGVGKNTSVSLIRNRSERVSSSYCSVWPLPEDGRATCSRIRTGQIPGLRVNASNVDDNTLIILVVMQQVATGDEGIYECGGGINGNIERVADETLELQVTRLSRTQADTLSRKIYIHNGQTARDETTIVCVHGSLPTASVTVWLMNKERVNASFSITSGIYTVSFLTTHESHGDHNVYECALQIRDNYLIFHRFERPVIKFISVTEETLAIEEDDSLLDINVAIWVISRTNLLSPLTCSTSVARVRYYGTRAANFNPVRAGSQDELREFSLRCEASNEFGQTINSYRFSLILQQEIPPDSNISLTTYPSTIVYPSTEPTTAVSQSGPPLNHNLTTESKRKLSFLLPEFLRTTDGLILFSILICLTFILVITLIFCLCKLYSSYQTRETQMSRNIDGYWSQVTPNKRGSLTKIAKRALPRRPDSVYNTCDTFENPVHLLAVTHERSSPISSRDAQMSIPNGTKKGKRRTGHANCHSCACKKRKHARSNIKENGKIEQTYFMETNCKEARNEVYFEPIANDDIDMQSFHLYSSSIDQPMFNKELNRLNSLPNLQSIQISRIRKSSV; encoded by the exons ATGGCGTTATCACATTTCTATTATACCTTTATTCTGTTAACGTTTGTTAACTTCACGTCTTCAATTGAGAACTCAATAATATTGTCGCTATCTTCAAGCTGGTCCGGGAAACCCGTATGTGAAGGTTGTGACATAGAGATGACATGTATTATTCAAAAGCCCTTCGGCGTTGGAAAA AACACCAGCGTATCTTTAATACGTAACCGAAGTGAGCGTGTGTCCAGTTCATATTGCTCTGTCTGGCCACTACCAGAAGATGGACGAGCTACTTGTAGCAGGATTAGGACTGGGCAGATACCCGGATTGAGAGTAAACGCGAGCAATGTTGATGATAATACGTTAATAATCCTCGTGGTGATGCAACAGGTGGCAACAGGAGACGAAGGCATTTATGAATGCGGCGGAGGGATCAATGGCAACATAGAGAGAGTGGCAGATGAAACCCTCGAACTCCAAGTGACCCGGTTAAGTCGTACGCAAGCAGATACACTTTCAAGAAAGATTTATATTCATAACGGCCAAACGGCCCGCGATGAAACAACAATCGTCTGCGTACACGGTTCTCTGCCTACGGCTTCCGTGACTGTTTGGCTTATGAACAAAGAACGTGTTAACGCGAGTTTCAGCATTACAAGCGGCATATACACGGTATCATTCCTTACTACACATGAATCCCATGGAGATCATAATGTGTATGAATGCGCACTTCAGATCAGAGACAACTATTTAATCTTCCATCGATTTGAAAGACCCGTTATCAAATTCATTTCAGTAACGGAAGAAACTCTCGCAATCGAGGAGGATGATAGCTTACTGGACATTAATGTTGCCATCTGGGTTATTTCCAGAACTAATTTACTGTCACCCCTCACCTGCTCAACGAGTGTAGCGCGTGTCCGTTATTACGGCACACGTGCTGCTAACTTCAATCCGGTTCGTGCAGGGTCTCAAGATGAATTGCGAGAGTTTTCGCTACGATGTGAAGCTAGCAATGAATTTGGTCAGACTATCAATTCATATCGTTTCTCTTTGATTCTGCAGCAAGAAATCCCTCCAGACTCAAACATAAGTTTAACAACATACCCAAGTACAATCGTCTACCCTTCCACTGAACCGACTACAGCAGTTAGCCAATCAGGCCCTCCCCTCAATCACAACCTCACCACAGAAAGCAAGCGGAAACTATCCTTTTTACTACCCGAGTTTCTCCGAACGACGGATGGACTGatattgttttctattttgatTTGCCTTACATTTATCTTAGTGATTACGCTTATCTTCTGTCTCTGTAAGTTATACTCATCTTACCAAACGCGAGAAACGCAAATGAGTCGGAACATTGATGGTTACTGGAGTCAAGTGACCCCTAACAAGCGTGGAAGTCTAACTAAGATTGCAAAACGCGCCCTCCCCCGTCGACCAGACAGTGTTTATAACACTTGCGATACATTTGAGAACCCGGTACACTTACTAGCGGTGACGCACGAGCGCTCTTCGCCCATATCAAGCCGCGACGCACAGATGTCGATACCTAATGGGACCAAGAAGGGAAAGCGACGCACCGGACACGCTAATTGTCATTCTTGTGCGTGTAAGAAACGAAAACATGCGCGCAGCAATATTAAGGAAAATGGCAAGATCGAGCAGACGTACTTTATGGAGACTAATTGTAAAGAGGCTCGTAACGAAGTATATTTTGAGCCAATAGCAAACGATGACATTGATATGCAGTCCTTTCATTTATACTCTTCCTCAATCGATCAACCAATGTTTAATAAGGAGTTGAACCGTTTAAATTCTCTACCAAATTTACAGTCGATACAAATCAGCAGAATTCGTAAATCAAGtgtttga